One window of the Capnocytophaga haemolytica genome contains the following:
- a CDS encoding efflux RND transporter permease subunit, translated as MIKNFINRPVLSTVISILIVILGVLGIISLPISQYPDIAPVTVQVSANYGGANAETVLKSVVVPLEEQINGVENMDYISSSASNSGAANISVFFKQGTDGDVAAVNVQNAVSRANALLPAEVKQAGVTVRKQNSGNLMFLSFYSENPKLDDVFLQNYLNINVIPALKRISGVGDASVFGGKTYSMRVWLDPQKLQAYKLSPTEVTAAISSQSLEAAAGTLGQNSGQSYEYVIKYKGKYNKVEEYENIVLKALDGGKVLRLKDVATIQLDALSYSGFSESGGKADVAMGISQTPGSNAHEIIQNIETYLKEAEKSFPEGISYSINYNANTFLDAAISKVVSTLLEAFLLVFLAVYLFLQDFRSTLIPAIAVPVSIVGTFFFLNLFGYSINMLTLFALVLAIGIVVDDAIVVVEAVHAKMEHGAGDAKESTVEAMNEIAGAIISITLVMAAVFIPVTFIGGTTGVFYKQFGITLMVAIAISAINALTLSPVLCSLFLKPHGDKAYEEKGWLGKFFHKFNIAFAEGTRRYGKAFTFLLRHKWLTLVMFAVAVGSLLFMNKQLKSGFVPSEDQGFVMMNVEMIPGASMERVANVMRQLEKKVSNIPGVDRVTFVTGRGMLSGEGSNNGMGFFRLKPFEERAKAEGQDIQTIIQRAFVATAGIKDAKIIFFQPPSVPGFGIGSGASFVLLDKSGGEISQVSKDADAFMAALMQRPEIQYVQTSFNTNYPQYQMDINVERAMQSGVSVSNILGTLQNFIGGYYASDFTLYGKQFRVMVQALPDDRKNVESLSSMYVKTATGEMAPISQFVSLKRVFGPQSLSRYNLFTSVAMTASNNASYSTGDAIAAVEEVAAKTLNANYSIDYTGLTREEQNAGSQTVIIFMLSLVFTYFILAAQYESYIVPLSVLLSLPFGIFGAYLGQWLFGLENNIYFQISLIMLMGLLAKNAILIVEFALQRRRTGDSLSKSAIDAAMARLRPILMTSFAFIVGLLPLVFASGVGAAGNRSVATGAAAGQLIGTFFGLVVIPVLFVVFQHLQEKITGKSPKKKVVAWIEKE; from the coding sequence ATGATTAAAAATTTTATTAATAGACCCGTGCTCTCTACGGTGATCTCTATACTGATAGTGATTTTAGGGGTGCTGGGTATCATTTCGCTGCCGATTTCGCAGTATCCCGACATTGCCCCAGTTACGGTACAGGTGTCGGCAAATTACGGGGGTGCGAACGCTGAGACGGTATTGAAGTCGGTAGTTGTTCCGCTGGAAGAACAAATCAACGGCGTGGAGAATATGGATTATATATCCTCGTCCGCGAGCAATAGCGGGGCGGCGAACATTAGCGTATTCTTCAAACAGGGCACGGACGGCGACGTCGCGGCGGTGAATGTACAGAATGCCGTATCGCGGGCGAACGCTCTACTACCTGCGGAGGTGAAGCAAGCTGGGGTGACGGTTCGAAAACAAAATTCGGGGAACTTGATGTTCCTATCGTTTTACTCCGAAAATCCTAAGTTGGACGATGTCTTCTTGCAGAATTACCTCAACATCAATGTGATTCCTGCCCTCAAGCGTATCAGTGGGGTAGGAGACGCCAGCGTTTTCGGGGGTAAAACCTATTCGATGCGCGTATGGCTCGATCCGCAGAAGTTGCAAGCCTACAAACTTAGCCCCACAGAAGTTACTGCGGCGATTTCCTCGCAGAGTTTGGAGGCGGCAGCAGGTACGCTGGGGCAAAACTCTGGGCAGAGCTACGAGTACGTAATTAAATACAAGGGAAAATACAACAAGGTTGAGGAGTACGAAAACATCGTGCTCAAAGCCTTAGATGGGGGCAAGGTGCTGCGATTGAAGGACGTAGCGACCATACAGCTGGACGCGCTGAGCTACTCTGGTTTCTCGGAGAGCGGAGGGAAGGCTGACGTGGCGATGGGTATCAGCCAGACGCCCGGATCGAATGCCCACGAGATCATACAAAATATCGAGACGTACCTCAAAGAGGCTGAGAAGTCATTTCCTGAGGGGATCAGTTATTCGATCAATTACAACGCCAATACGTTCTTGGACGCGGCGATCTCTAAGGTGGTAAGCACGCTGCTCGAGGCGTTCCTCTTGGTCTTCCTTGCGGTATACTTGTTTTTGCAAGATTTCCGTTCGACCTTGATTCCGGCAATCGCCGTGCCCGTTTCGATCGTGGGTACCTTCTTCTTTCTCAACTTGTTTGGATATTCGATCAATATGCTCACACTGTTTGCTCTGGTGCTGGCGATTGGGATTGTGGTGGACGACGCGATTGTCGTCGTGGAAGCGGTTCACGCCAAGATGGAACACGGCGCGGGCGACGCCAAAGAATCGACCGTGGAGGCGATGAACGAGATTGCTGGGGCGATCATATCTATCACGCTGGTGATGGCGGCAGTTTTTATCCCCGTAACTTTTATCGGGGGGACGACCGGCGTGTTTTACAAGCAGTTCGGGATTACTTTGATGGTAGCCATCGCGATTTCTGCCATCAACGCACTTACGCTCAGTCCAGTCCTCTGTTCGCTTTTCTTGAAACCACACGGCGACAAGGCGTACGAGGAGAAGGGCTGGCTGGGAAAATTCTTCCACAAGTTTAACATCGCTTTTGCTGAGGGTACGCGCCGTTACGGGAAGGCGTTCACCTTCCTGCTCAGGCACAAATGGCTTACGTTGGTGATGTTCGCCGTTGCGGTCGGCTCGCTACTGTTTATGAACAAGCAGCTCAAGTCGGGGTTTGTGCCCAGCGAGGATCAGGGCTTCGTGATGATGAATGTGGAAATGATCCCCGGCGCATCGATGGAGCGCGTTGCCAATGTGATGCGACAATTAGAGAAAAAGGTGTCTAACATTCCTGGTGTCGATAGGGTTACCTTCGTAACAGGGCGCGGGATGCTCTCGGGCGAGGGTAGCAATAACGGGATGGGTTTCTTCCGATTAAAGCCCTTCGAGGAGCGCGCCAAGGCTGAGGGACAAGACATTCAAACTATCATACAACGTGCATTCGTTGCTACGGCGGGCATTAAAGATGCTAAGATCATCTTCTTTCAACCGCCTTCGGTGCCTGGCTTCGGTATTGGCTCGGGCGCGTCATTTGTTTTGCTGGATAAATCTGGTGGGGAAATCTCGCAGGTATCTAAGGACGCCGATGCCTTTATGGCGGCACTAATGCAGCGACCTGAAATACAATATGTACAGACGTCGTTCAACACGAATTATCCGCAATACCAGATGGACATCAATGTGGAAAGGGCGATGCAATCGGGCGTGAGCGTGAGCAACATCTTGGGCACCTTGCAGAATTTTATCGGGGGCTATTACGCGAGTGATTTCACCCTCTACGGCAAGCAGTTTCGGGTGATGGTACAGGCGTTGCCGGACGACCGCAAAAATGTGGAGAGCCTTTCGAGCATGTATGTGAAGACGGCGACGGGTGAGATGGCTCCGATCTCGCAGTTTGTTAGCTTGAAAAGGGTTTTCGGGCCGCAGTCATTGAGCCGTTACAACCTGTTTACATCCGTTGCGATGACAGCCAGCAACAATGCTAGCTACAGCACGGGTGATGCCATCGCAGCCGTTGAGGAGGTCGCCGCCAAAACACTTAACGCCAACTATTCCATAGATTATACAGGCCTGACGCGTGAGGAGCAGAACGCGGGCTCGCAGACGGTCATCATCTTTATGCTTAGTTTGGTGTTTACCTACTTTATTCTCGCGGCGCAGTACGAAAGTTACATCGTGCCCCTATCTGTGCTTCTCTCGCTGCCATTTGGTATCTTCGGAGCCTACTTGGGGCAATGGTTGTTCGGTTTGGAAAACAACATATACTTTCAGATTTCTCTGATAATGCTGATGGGTTTGCTGGCGAAGAACGCTATCTTAATCGTCGAATTTGCTTTGCAGCGGCGTCGCACCGGCGATAGTTTGTCCAAATCGGCTATCGATGCGGCAATGGCACGCCTGCGACCCATCCTAATGACTTCATTTGCTTTCATCGTAGGGCTTTTACCGCTTGTTTTTGCTAGCGGAGTAGGCGCCGCCGGTAATAGGTCGGTAGCAACGGGAGCCGCGGCGGGACAACTTATAGGTACGTTCTTCGGCTTGGTAGTGATTCCGGTGCTGTTCGTGGTATTTCAACACCTACAGGAGAAAATCACGGGCAAATCCCCTAAGAAGAAAGTGGTGGCGTGGATTGAGAAGGAGTAA
- a CDS encoding penicillin-binding protein 1A: protein MKKTTENEETDTSKKRFLKWFWGVFAAGVLLVILLFLSASLGLLGEMPDFKHLENPDTNLATEIVSADGKSLGKFYLDENRTPIKFKDLPKPLVDALIATEDERFYQHSGIDVRGTMRALFFLGTKGGASTISQQLAKQLFHKTKTRGLQRYTQKIKEWVIATRLERQYTKEEILAMYFNIYDFNNNADGIRSAARIYFGKEPKDLKIEEGAMLVGMFKNSALYNPLKNKEGVTNRRNVVLSQMAKNNYITQEEKDSLQALPLKIKYTPESHNDGIATYFREYLRSYMKAWIEANPKPDGSKHNLYLDGLKVYTTIDSKMQAYAEEAVKAHMKQLQKAFDAENNPKKNKTFPFVRVSNDEYKSLMEKAMKNSNRWIHLKYLGYSEDEIRATFDKKVEMRVFSWKGEKDTIMTPRDSILYYKAYLRAGVMSMETNTGHIKAWVGGINYKHFQYDQVIQGARQTGSTFKPFVYATAIDQLHYSPCLELPDIQTCVEAGKYGNPQPWCPRNSTGNFTGRMMTLKYALANSVNSITVNLMDKVGPMPVINLVKKLGISTKIPEVPSIALGTSEATVFEMTAAYGTFANEGVYVKPVLITRIEDKNGTVLFENTPETHDVVSAEVSRAVINLMEGVTRYGSGARLRTKGAETYNVIYKNVMTGYPYSFTNAIAGKTGTTQNNSDGWFIAMVPNLVTGVWVGGEDRAVHFRTTAYGQGATMALPIWGYYMKKCYADRDLSVSKEAFPPPQNKQIQIDCSKEKESEGEESPQIDF from the coding sequence ATGAAAAAGACAACTGAAAACGAGGAAACAGATACTTCAAAGAAGCGATTTTTGAAGTGGTTCTGGGGGGTATTTGCCGCTGGAGTGCTCTTAGTGATATTGTTATTTCTATCAGCTTCATTGGGGCTGCTCGGAGAAATGCCAGACTTCAAGCATTTGGAGAACCCTGATACAAATTTAGCTACAGAGATTGTTTCTGCAGATGGGAAATCGTTGGGGAAGTTTTATTTAGATGAAAACCGTACCCCTATCAAATTTAAAGATCTGCCAAAGCCTTTGGTAGATGCCCTCATAGCTACTGAAGATGAGCGATTTTACCAACACTCAGGTATTGATGTGAGGGGCACAATGCGAGCACTCTTCTTTTTAGGTACCAAGGGAGGGGCATCGACTATTTCACAACAGCTTGCTAAACAGCTTTTCCATAAAACAAAAACCAGAGGTTTGCAGCGTTATACTCAGAAGATTAAGGAGTGGGTGATCGCTACGCGTTTGGAACGTCAATACACAAAGGAAGAGATCTTGGCGATGTATTTTAATATTTATGACTTTAATAACAATGCTGATGGGATTCGCTCAGCAGCAAGGATATACTTTGGTAAAGAACCTAAGGACTTGAAAATTGAAGAAGGAGCAATGTTGGTAGGAATGTTTAAGAATTCTGCTTTGTATAATCCTTTGAAGAATAAAGAGGGAGTGACCAATCGCCGCAATGTAGTGCTCTCTCAGATGGCTAAGAATAACTATATTACACAAGAAGAAAAGGACTCGTTGCAAGCACTTCCGCTGAAAATAAAGTATACCCCTGAAAGTCATAATGATGGGATTGCGACGTATTTTCGCGAATATCTGCGCAGCTATATGAAGGCTTGGATAGAAGCAAATCCCAAACCAGATGGCTCTAAGCATAATCTGTACTTAGATGGGTTGAAAGTTTATACTACGATTGATTCGAAAATGCAGGCTTATGCAGAGGAAGCTGTGAAAGCGCATATGAAGCAATTACAGAAAGCGTTCGACGCTGAGAATAACCCTAAGAAGAATAAGACCTTTCCTTTCGTAAGAGTGTCAAATGATGAGTATAAATCATTGATGGAGAAGGCGATGAAGAACTCTAATCGCTGGATACACTTGAAATATTTGGGCTACTCAGAGGATGAAATACGTGCTACCTTTGATAAGAAAGTTGAGATGCGTGTGTTCAGCTGGAAAGGAGAAAAAGATACGATAATGACCCCTCGTGATTCTATTCTTTATTATAAGGCGTACTTACGTGCAGGCGTAATGTCAATGGAAACTAATACAGGGCATATCAAGGCTTGGGTGGGAGGTATTAACTATAAACATTTCCAATATGATCAAGTAATTCAAGGAGCACGACAGACAGGCTCTACATTTAAGCCTTTTGTGTATGCTACGGCGATTGACCAATTGCATTACTCTCCTTGTTTGGAGCTTCCTGATATACAAACTTGTGTAGAGGCAGGTAAATACGGAAATCCTCAACCCTGGTGTCCACGTAACTCAACAGGGAATTTTACAGGGAGGATGATGACCTTAAAATACGCATTGGCAAACTCAGTGAACTCAATCACTGTGAACCTGATGGATAAGGTGGGACCTATGCCTGTAATAAACTTAGTAAAGAAATTGGGAATCTCTACCAAAATACCAGAAGTGCCAAGTATTGCATTGGGTACATCTGAAGCTACTGTCTTTGAGATGACGGCTGCCTATGGTACTTTTGCTAACGAAGGAGTGTATGTGAAACCTGTGTTGATTACTCGTATTGAAGATAAAAATGGCACAGTTCTCTTTGAAAATACTCCTGAAACACACGATGTGGTGAGTGCAGAGGTGTCACGCGCTGTTATAAACTTGATGGAAGGAGTAACTCGGTATGGCTCAGGGGCAAGATTGAGGACTAAAGGTGCAGAGACCTATAACGTTATTTACAAAAATGTAATGACAGGCTATCCATACAGTTTTACAAATGCGATCGCAGGGAAAACAGGGACTACCCAAAATAACAGTGACGGTTGGTTTATTGCAATGGTGCCCAACCTCGTAACTGGTGTATGGGTTGGTGGTGAAGATCGCGCAGTACACTTCCGTACGACAGCTTACGGACAAGGAGCTACAATGGCGCTTCCTATTTGGGGCTATTATATGAAGAAATGTTATGCTGATAGAGATTTAAGTGTTTCAAAAGAAGCATTCCCTCCACCTCAAAATAAGCAGATACAGATAGATTGTAGTAAAGAAAAAGAAAGTGAAGGAGAAGAATCTCCACAGATAGATTTCTAA
- a CDS encoding PSP1 domain-containing protein, giving the protein MSCNTCTKGNTNDYRTTDCGDLGGPSSFGSVKLSVFDWLANTSLAGGLDFFDCVEVRFKNSRKEYFRNVDKLPLQAGDVVATEANSGHDVGVVTLTGELVRMQMKKRSIDWNNEDLPRVYRKANQKDIDVWQESRKREISVQKRSRELAIALGLEMKISDVEFQGDGSKATFYYTAEGRVDFRQLIKDMARAFGIRIEMRQIGFRQEAARLGGIGSCGRELCCATWLTDFRSVSTSAARYQQLSLNPQKLAGQCGKLKCCLNFELDTYLDALKDFPKTETKLHTQRGLATCQKIDIFKRLMWYTYDESPMTWYKLSVDSVKEIIELNKEGQQIEELEEYTIINDLSSKRSSSSMGLEMKPVEEDSITRFDTPRRRKKKNNQAKKAQNRPDRASQSPEGKVSQKAENVQGQGKKQGQNPNAQKQRRGQGQQQAATEGQSQKRKPNNNKNQKRPNNNSEISKDEKN; this is encoded by the coding sequence ATGAGTTGCAATACTTGCACTAAGGGAAATACAAATGATTATAGAACAACTGATTGCGGTGATTTAGGAGGTCCGAGCAGTTTTGGGAGTGTGAAGCTATCAGTTTTTGATTGGCTGGCAAATACGTCGTTGGCAGGTGGTTTAGATTTTTTTGATTGTGTAGAAGTGCGGTTTAAAAATAGCCGTAAAGAATACTTCCGCAATGTGGATAAACTTCCTCTGCAAGCGGGTGATGTTGTGGCGACTGAAGCTAATAGCGGGCACGATGTGGGGGTGGTGACTCTCACAGGGGAGCTGGTGCGTATGCAAATGAAGAAACGCAGTATCGATTGGAATAATGAGGATCTTCCAAGGGTGTATCGCAAGGCAAACCAGAAGGATATTGACGTTTGGCAGGAGTCGCGTAAGCGTGAAATATCTGTGCAGAAGCGCTCACGTGAGTTGGCAATAGCACTGGGGCTAGAGATGAAGATCTCAGATGTGGAGTTCCAAGGTGATGGCTCGAAGGCTACCTTTTATTATACGGCTGAGGGACGTGTTGATTTTCGTCAGTTGATCAAAGATATGGCGAGGGCTTTTGGTATTCGTATTGAAATGCGCCAGATAGGTTTTAGACAGGAGGCTGCACGTTTGGGGGGAATTGGTTCGTGTGGACGTGAGTTGTGTTGTGCTACGTGGCTTACGGACTTCAGGAGTGTATCGACTTCGGCGGCACGTTACCAGCAACTTTCGCTCAATCCGCAGAAGCTTGCGGGACAATGTGGGAAGCTAAAATGCTGTTTGAATTTTGAGCTTGACACCTATTTGGATGCGCTGAAAGATTTTCCAAAGACGGAAACAAAGCTCCACACGCAAAGAGGTTTGGCGACTTGTCAGAAGATTGATATTTTCAAGAGATTGATGTGGTATACTTACGATGAAAGTCCGATGACGTGGTATAAACTTTCGGTGGATAGTGTCAAGGAGATCATTGAGTTGAATAAGGAAGGTCAGCAGATTGAGGAATTAGAAGAATATACGATCATCAACGACTTGAGCAGTAAGCGCAGCTCTTCGTCGATGGGCTTGGAAATGAAGCCTGTGGAAGAAGATAGTATCACTCGTTTTGATACACCGAGGCGGAGGAAGAAAAAGAATAATCAGGCTAAAAAGGCACAGAATCGCCCTGATCGCGCATCACAATCACCAGAAGGAAAGGTTTCTCAAAAAGCTGAAAATGTTCAGGGACAAGGCAAAAAACAGGGGCAGAACCCGAACGCCCAAAAGCAGCGACGTGGACAAGGACAGCAACAGGCTGCTACTGAAGGGCAAAGCCAAAAGAGGAAGCCTAATAATAACAAAAACCAAAAACGACCTAATAATAACTCAGAGATATCGAAAGATGAGAAGAATTAG
- a CDS encoding efflux transporter outer membrane subunit yields MKIMIYRTIAVMGVTIALVACAGRKQYERPDAYSDKLFRTETVDTANTSAGAIEWRELFTDSQLQGLISRALDRNLDVKVALENVRASHAYLKQSRMAFAPTLSASASYTRSTPSVNASGGMGERTYNNLFDLSGSASWELDVWGKLTAQNRAQYASFLASAEAYKAAQSEVVATLATAYYQLLMYDAQREILQHTIDLRQKSLETTKELKKAGSTTEVATQQTEALVLNAQSQLISIENSVWALENSICVLLGEEPHPIERGKLAEQKFPAQLHTGYAMTTLYNRPDIRRAELQLINAFELTNVACAGFYPSLTLTARGGVSSTELDTWFSAKSLFANFVAGLAQPILSARQVRTKYEVQRSAQEQALLTFKKALLTAGKEVSDALHNFAAQDEFIRLKTQEMEAYNKATDYSKQLFNSGMVNYLEVITAEVNRLNAELAVANAQFTKLQQGVVLYKALGGASQVNIDPATLSRGRKENKK; encoded by the coding sequence ATGAAAATAATGATATATAGAACCATTGCCGTTATGGGCGTTACTATTGCCCTTGTAGCGTGTGCGGGGCGAAAACAATACGAACGCCCCGATGCGTACTCCGATAAACTGTTCCGAACAGAGACGGTGGATACGGCAAACACTTCGGCAGGGGCGATCGAGTGGCGTGAGCTCTTCACCGATAGCCAATTGCAGGGGCTCATCAGTCGGGCACTCGATCGCAACCTCGATGTGAAGGTAGCCCTCGAAAACGTGAGGGCATCGCACGCCTATTTGAAGCAGTCGCGGATGGCTTTCGCCCCCACGCTCTCGGCTTCGGCAAGCTACACGCGCTCTACGCCCTCAGTAAACGCATCGGGAGGAATGGGCGAACGCACTTATAATAACCTCTTCGACCTATCGGGGTCGGCTTCGTGGGAATTAGATGTGTGGGGCAAACTCACCGCACAAAACCGCGCACAATATGCCAGCTTCCTTGCCAGCGCAGAGGCGTATAAGGCAGCACAATCGGAGGTGGTTGCCACATTGGCGACTGCCTACTACCAATTGCTGATGTACGATGCCCAACGTGAGATTTTGCAGCACACGATCGATTTGCGACAAAAAAGCCTCGAGACCACCAAGGAACTCAAAAAGGCTGGAAGCACCACCGAGGTGGCGACACAGCAAACCGAAGCGTTGGTGCTCAATGCCCAATCGCAGCTTATCTCCATCGAAAATAGCGTGTGGGCGTTAGAGAATAGTATCTGTGTGCTCCTCGGTGAGGAGCCGCACCCCATCGAGCGGGGGAAGCTCGCAGAACAAAAGTTCCCAGCGCAGCTCCATACAGGCTACGCGATGACGACACTTTACAACCGCCCCGACATACGCCGTGCAGAGCTCCAACTCATCAACGCTTTTGAGCTCACCAACGTGGCGTGCGCTGGTTTTTATCCGTCGCTAACGCTCACCGCACGGGGAGGGGTTAGCAGCACTGAGTTGGATACGTGGTTCTCGGCTAAGTCGCTCTTTGCCAATTTTGTGGCGGGCTTGGCACAGCCAATACTCAGCGCCCGACAAGTGCGCACAAAGTACGAAGTACAGCGGTCGGCACAAGAGCAAGCGCTTTTAACCTTTAAAAAGGCATTGCTCACCGCGGGCAAAGAAGTTTCGGACGCGCTGCACAATTTTGCCGCTCAGGACGAATTTATCCGCCTCAAAACCCAAGAGATGGAAGCCTACAACAAGGCTACCGACTACTCAAAACAACTGTTTAACAGCGGTATGGTCAATTATTTGGAGGTAATCACCGCCGAGGTAAATCGCCTCAACGCCGAGCTTGCGGTCGCCAACGCCCAATTCACGAAGCTACAACAAGGCGTGGTGCTCTATAAAGCCCTCGGGGGCGCCTCGCAGGTGAATATCGACCCCGCGACCTTGAGTAGAGGACGTAAAGAAAACAAAAAGTAG
- a CDS encoding DUF6261 family protein — protein MALKIKGLNIKNLQNHEHYGFVTEIKLILDAANIESLATLLGRFSALVEEENKSLELIVKSEHTQQLASLDKATDQLYRGLSAAVSAASYSPVKEENEAGTLLRILIKTYGRVTSESYESQHSKIENLLQDMRSDKYKVAVKKIAIGKWLDWLEDADRKFMELYRTRRDEKATVKKDFRSVKAVRADIDGVYREVIEHLNAIAVLQPSEEISKIVSRINVLIEKLTALKASRKTRKNNTKNKKSDNGDKGENTEKQDAPQDKKDAPQTDPTHPQGEGEPKA, from the coding sequence ATGGCACTTAAAATAAAAGGCTTAAACATTAAGAATCTCCAGAATCACGAACACTACGGCTTCGTGACAGAGATTAAATTGATTTTAGACGCGGCGAATATCGAATCGCTGGCAACTCTTTTGGGTAGGTTCTCTGCCCTTGTAGAGGAGGAAAACAAATCGCTGGAACTGATCGTAAAGAGCGAACACACCCAACAATTGGCGTCGCTTGACAAAGCCACCGATCAGCTCTATCGCGGACTATCGGCGGCAGTGAGTGCAGCATCGTATAGCCCCGTGAAAGAGGAAAATGAGGCGGGAACCTTGCTTAGGATACTCATCAAAACTTATGGGCGAGTAACCTCCGAAAGCTATGAGTCGCAGCACAGCAAAATTGAGAACTTGTTGCAAGATATGAGGAGCGATAAGTACAAAGTTGCTGTGAAGAAGATCGCGATAGGGAAATGGCTCGACTGGCTTGAGGATGCGGATCGCAAGTTTATGGAGCTGTACCGAACTCGGCGCGATGAGAAGGCTACCGTAAAGAAGGACTTCCGCTCAGTAAAAGCTGTGCGTGCAGACATCGATGGGGTATACCGCGAAGTAATCGAGCATCTGAACGCCATCGCTGTGTTGCAACCTTCCGAAGAAATTAGCAAGATAGTCTCTCGTATCAATGTGCTCATCGAGAAACTTACTGCACTGAAAGCCAGCCGCAAGACTCGTAAGAACAATACGAAGAACAAGAAGTCCGACAATGGGGATAAGGGTGAAAACACTGAAAAGCAGGACGCTCCTCAGGATAAGAAAGACGCTCCGCAAACCGATCCGACCCATCCTCAGGGTGAGGGCGAACCCAAGGCTTAG
- a CDS encoding gliding motility lipoprotein GldH, whose protein sequence is MRRISLLLLLIVLVGCNKQLEYAQYVSLPNGWVEHQSIPFYLDENDTLTPKNLFIMLRNDEQYEFSNIFLITKMEVPHSNKVIIDTLEYEMANAEGQWLGDGFSAVKESKLWYKENFRFPAKGKYVVKIEQAMRKIGTNQGIEVLKGITEVGLRVENPQLNK, encoded by the coding sequence ATGAGAAGAATTAGTTTACTATTGCTACTTATAGTTCTTGTGGGGTGTAATAAACAGTTGGAGTACGCACAGTATGTATCCCTTCCTAATGGCTGGGTTGAGCATCAGTCAATTCCATTTTATTTAGATGAAAATGATACGCTTACCCCTAAGAACCTGTTTATAATGTTGCGTAATGATGAGCAGTATGAGTTTAGTAATATATTTCTTATCACTAAAATGGAAGTGCCTCATAGTAATAAGGTGATCATTGATACTTTGGAGTATGAAATGGCGAATGCAGAGGGGCAGTGGCTTGGTGATGGATTTTCGGCAGTGAAAGAAAGTAAATTGTGGTATAAAGAGAATTTCCGATTTCCTGCTAAAGGTAAATATGTTGTAAAGATAGAACAGGCAATGCGTAAGATAGGAACTAACCAAGGTATTGAGGTATTAAAAGGAATTACAGAGGTGGGGCTTCGTGTGGAGAACCCACAGCTAAATAAATAA